A portion of the Mesobacillus sp. AQ2 genome contains these proteins:
- a CDS encoding iron-sulfur cluster biosynthesis family protein, translating to MKIDIKEAALEQLKKVQFGNGEGIRILAEFVGTCSIATDIQLQIEEKQEDDEVISESGIHFFVPKKSVESLPGRIFLDFKQGLGYKISSPEETFGYNFKLNPRTTK from the coding sequence TTGAAAATCGATATAAAAGAGGCTGCATTGGAACAGTTAAAAAAAGTCCAATTCGGTAATGGAGAAGGCATAAGAATATTAGCGGAGTTTGTAGGCACCTGTTCCATCGCGACAGATATCCAGCTTCAAATCGAAGAAAAGCAGGAAGATGATGAAGTGATATCAGAATCAGGTATCCATTTTTTCGTTCCAAAGAAATCAGTTGAGTCCCTTCCAGGCAGAATCTTTTTGGATTTCAAGCAGGGGCTGGGCTATAAGATTTCCTCCCCGGAAGAAACATTTGGCTACAACTTTAAATTAAACCCACGAACCACGAAATAA
- a CDS encoding RDD family protein translates to MGRPTGENHLFAGQYAGFWTRFWAYLLDLIVIGSINRLIINPVFRALDIPLLEEGVFSPMTIATAVVFYLYFVLMTKYLGQTLGKMVFGLKVVELDGTSLTWGTVIFREWIGRFISATIFVLYIVVAFTNKKQGLHDLFADTTVIYEPR, encoded by the coding sequence ATAGGCAGGCCAACTGGAGAGAATCATTTATTCGCTGGCCAATATGCCGGATTCTGGACGCGTTTTTGGGCCTATTTGCTGGATTTGATTGTCATTGGGAGTATTAACAGGCTGATCATCAATCCTGTTTTCCGGGCATTGGATATCCCATTACTGGAGGAAGGGGTCTTTTCACCGATGACCATCGCCACGGCTGTTGTTTTCTATTTGTATTTTGTTCTGATGACAAAATATCTCGGCCAGACTCTAGGGAAAATGGTGTTTGGACTGAAAGTGGTGGAACTGGATGGCACAAGCCTGACATGGGGCACTGTCATTTTCCGCGAGTGGATCGGCCGCTTCATTTCAGCAACAATTTTTGTGCTGTATATTGTCGTTGCTTTTACAAACAAGAAGCAGGGATTGCATGACCTGTTCGCTGATACCACTGTCATATATGAACCACGCTAA
- a CDS encoding DUF2953 domain-containing protein gives MMKWMLLAILLLTVLAIVILFTRVKIFLDYFHGNDNDHLKVTLKAWGGLIKYKIDVPVIKIDDNSPSIVAEKKTETGPGETLKKDQTTQVDKNDILNSIHDIRQLLTHIAGFHKIIRGFLKKVTIRNIEWHTMVGVGDAAATAVITGAFWAAKGGVIGIMSQYMKLKEMPVMTITPSFQQTISITSFKCMFQVRVGHAILAGIKLVKYWKGGWPDFKSKQLSALSGDNTNSV, from the coding sequence ATGATGAAATGGATGCTGCTTGCCATACTGCTCTTAACAGTGCTGGCCATTGTAATCCTTTTTACTAGAGTTAAGATATTTCTGGATTATTTCCACGGCAATGATAATGATCATCTAAAAGTGACTTTAAAAGCCTGGGGTGGACTCATTAAATACAAAATTGACGTCCCGGTCATAAAAATTGATGACAATTCCCCTTCTATCGTTGCCGAGAAAAAAACGGAAACAGGTCCTGGTGAAACCCTCAAAAAAGATCAAACCACTCAAGTAGACAAAAATGATATTCTGAACAGCATCCATGATATCAGGCAGCTCCTTACACATATTGCTGGCTTCCACAAAATCATCAGGGGGTTTCTGAAGAAAGTAACGATCCGCAATATAGAATGGCATACAATGGTTGGCGTGGGTGACGCAGCAGCCACGGCAGTGATCACCGGTGCTTTTTGGGCGGCCAAGGGCGGTGTGATCGGGATTATGAGCCAGTATATGAAACTAAAAGAGATGCCGGTCATGACAATCACGCCAAGTTTTCAGCAAACCATTTCAATTACTAGTTTTAAATGTATGTTTCAAGTCAGAGTCGGGCATGCTATTTTAGCAGGAATAAAGCTGGTTAAATATTGGAAAGGCGGCTGGCCTGACTTCAAATCAAAGCAATTGTCCGCACTTTCCGGTGACAATACTAATTCTGTCTAA
- a CDS encoding NAD kinase yields the protein MPDRRNIYFHHTPDTTMLEKVQPLYELARRYDFNIVTDHKNANIIVSIGNDGTFLEAVRKTGFRDDCLYAGISVTGSLNMYCDFHLEDTDKMIQASTNSEIEVRRYPTIEVTIDGETSFECLNEFSVRSAIIKAFVMDVFIDDNHFETFRGDGMIVATPTGSTAYNKSVNGAVVDPLLPCMQVSELASVNNNHYRTLGSSFILSGDRKLTFKVAQDGNDYPIMGMDNEALSIQHVEKFDVKLSNKFIKTIKLKDNSFWEKVKRTFL from the coding sequence ATGCCAGATCGCCGCAATATTTATTTTCACCATACCCCTGACACAACTATGCTGGAAAAAGTACAGCCCCTTTACGAACTAGCCCGCAGATATGATTTCAATATTGTCACTGACCACAAGAATGCCAATATCATTGTCAGCATTGGTAACGATGGTACCTTTTTGGAGGCAGTAAGGAAAACTGGTTTCCGCGATGACTGTCTGTACGCAGGCATATCAGTCACTGGCTCCCTCAATATGTACTGTGATTTCCATCTTGAAGATACTGATAAAATGATCCAGGCCAGTACGAATTCAGAAATTGAGGTAAGGCGCTATCCGACGATCGAGGTAACCATCGACGGAGAAACATCGTTTGAATGCTTGAACGAATTCAGCGTCCGTTCCGCGATTATAAAGGCTTTCGTAATGGATGTATTCATCGATGACAACCATTTTGAAACCTTCCGTGGTGACGGAATGATTGTCGCAACCCCAACAGGCAGCACCGCCTATAACAAGTCCGTGAACGGAGCGGTTGTGGACCCGCTGCTGCCGTGCATGCAGGTGAGTGAGCTTGCGTCAGTGAACAATAATCATTACCGGACACTCGGCTCATCCTTCATCCTTAGCGGTGACCGCAAGCTTACCTTCAAGGTTGCCCAGGACGGCAACGATTATCCAATCATGGGGATGGATAACGAAGCGCTGAGCATCCAGCATGTTGAAAAATTCGATGTAAAATTGAGCAATAAATTCATCAAGACAATTAAGCTCAAGGACAATTCTTTCTGGGAAAAAGTGAAAAGGACATTTTTATAA
- the rarD gene encoding EamA family transporter RarD has translation MNNRTEQQAGVLYAAFSYILWGILPVYWKLLQHVNADEILANRVFWSFFVVAFILLLNKKWSLFTGTLRGLSQNKKQLAALTIASILISINWFIYIWAVNSDQMIEASLGYYINPLVSVLLGMVFLKERLSLPQYLSFLLAAIGVLIMTISYGQFPWIALSLAISFGLYGLAKKLIKVDSSVGLALETLVVMPLSAIYIGYLVAQGTNSLFSGSWTTTLLLVGAGAATAVPLLFFAKGAQRIPLATLGILQYIAPTLTLILGVFVYHETFSAVHLLAFTFIWSALILYSLSRTKLAAALTLKLKKEKGMHM, from the coding sequence ATGAATAACAGGACCGAACAACAGGCTGGCGTCTTGTACGCAGCCTTTTCATATATACTATGGGGGATTCTTCCGGTTTATTGGAAGCTATTGCAACATGTGAATGCTGATGAAATTCTTGCAAACCGCGTGTTTTGGTCATTTTTCGTTGTTGCATTCATATTGCTCCTGAATAAAAAATGGAGTCTTTTTACAGGGACCCTCCGCGGGCTTTCGCAAAACAAAAAACAGCTGGCGGCACTGACAATCGCATCAATCCTGATCAGCATCAACTGGTTCATCTATATTTGGGCTGTCAATAGCGATCAAATGATCGAGGCAAGTCTCGGTTATTATATCAATCCGCTTGTCAGTGTGCTTTTAGGAATGGTTTTCCTTAAGGAAAGACTGTCCCTGCCGCAGTACCTGTCATTTCTCCTTGCAGCCATCGGTGTGCTGATCATGACGATTTCTTACGGGCAATTCCCGTGGATCGCTTTATCACTGGCCATTTCATTTGGCCTGTATGGACTTGCAAAGAAATTGATCAAAGTTGATTCTTCGGTCGGCCTCGCGCTAGAAACGCTGGTCGTGATGCCGCTCTCCGCCATTTACATTGGCTATCTAGTTGCCCAGGGGACAAATTCGCTGTTCTCAGGTTCGTGGACAACAACGCTGCTGCTTGTCGGAGCAGGAGCAGCAACGGCGGTTCCTTTGCTGTTTTTTGCGAAAGGTGCACAGAGAATCCCACTTGCTACACTTGGGATCTTGCAATATATCGCACCAACTTTGACACTTATTTTAGGGGTATTCGTTTATCACGAAACATTTTCGGCGGTCCATCTGCTTGCCTTTACCTTTATCTGGTCGGCACTGATCCTGTACTCACTATCCCGGACAAAACTGGCAGCGGCCCTGACCCTCAAGTTAAAAAAAGAAAAAGGCATGCATATGTAA
- a CDS encoding acyl--CoA ligase → MKREQLIAPQKYNLVSEMERFAQDPARKAILWENEAGSTKEITYQELLKNANKIGNVFLGNGLAKGDVVLVVVPRLIEAYQVYIASLKMGLVVIPSSEMLRKKDFQYRINHGDVKAIISYAPFTGEFDGIDEVEKLPKFIIGAEKEGWIQLDKEMETASEELQLADTDRDDMAFLSYTSGTTGNPKGVVHTHGWAYAHLRTAATNWLGIEDGDTVWATAGPGWQKWIWSPFLSVMGTGATGLVYQGKFEPQKYLSLLQKYHVNVLCCTPTEYRLMAKVENIGDYSLPGLHSAVSAGEPLNREVIDTFRKHFNVEVRDGYGQTENTLLVGVTKGMELKPGSMGKPTPGNRVEIINENGEPCAPGEVGDIAVHIETPALFKNYYKDPERTAMQFRGDYYVTGDKASKDEEGYFWFEGRGDDIIISSGYTIGPFEVEDALVKHPYVKECAVVASPDEIRGHIVKAFVVLRDGVSPELENLVSDLQQHVKDLTAPYKYPRKIEFLEELPKTTSGKIRRIELRKKELEGAR, encoded by the coding sequence ATGAAAAGGGAACAATTGATTGCACCTCAAAAGTATAATCTTGTATCAGAAATGGAGCGATTCGCCCAGGACCCGGCGAGAAAAGCGATTCTCTGGGAAAATGAAGCAGGAAGTACAAAAGAAATTACATACCAGGAGCTGCTAAAGAACGCCAATAAAATTGGAAACGTTTTCTTAGGAAATGGTTTGGCCAAAGGGGATGTAGTGCTTGTTGTCGTGCCAAGACTTATTGAAGCGTATCAGGTTTATATTGCCTCACTGAAAATGGGACTTGTTGTCATTCCAAGTTCAGAAATGCTGAGAAAAAAAGATTTTCAATATCGAATCAACCATGGCGATGTAAAAGCTATCATCAGTTATGCTCCTTTTACCGGCGAGTTCGATGGAATCGACGAAGTGGAAAAGCTGCCTAAGTTCATTATTGGGGCAGAAAAAGAAGGCTGGATTCAACTTGATAAAGAAATGGAAACTGCTTCCGAAGAGCTTCAGCTTGCCGACACCGATCGTGATGATATGGCATTCCTCAGCTATACTTCCGGTACGACGGGCAATCCGAAAGGTGTTGTCCATACACATGGATGGGCATATGCTCATTTGCGGACAGCGGCAACAAATTGGCTCGGCATAGAGGATGGGGACACTGTCTGGGCTACTGCCGGTCCTGGCTGGCAAAAATGGATCTGGAGTCCGTTCCTGTCCGTCATGGGAACGGGAGCTACAGGCCTCGTTTATCAAGGTAAATTCGAGCCGCAAAAATATTTATCGCTTTTGCAAAAGTATCATGTAAATGTTCTATGCTGCACCCCAACTGAATACAGGCTGATGGCCAAAGTCGAAAATATTGGTGATTACAGTTTGCCTGGTCTTCATAGCGCGGTATCCGCAGGAGAACCGCTGAACCGTGAAGTCATCGACACATTCAGAAAGCATTTTAATGTTGAGGTGCGCGACGGCTATGGCCAGACAGAAAATACACTGCTTGTCGGTGTAACAAAGGGCATGGAGTTAAAGCCTGGATCAATGGGTAAGCCTACACCTGGCAATCGGGTTGAAATTATCAATGAAAACGGAGAACCATGTGCACCGGGTGAAGTTGGTGATATCGCTGTCCATATTGAAACACCTGCTTTATTCAAAAACTATTACAAGGATCCAGAGCGGACAGCCATGCAGTTCCGCGGGGATTATTACGTAACAGGCGATAAAGCGAGTAAGGATGAAGAAGGATATTTTTGGTTTGAGGGACGCGGCGATGATATCATCATCAGTTCAGGGTATACGATTGGTCCTTTCGAAGTCGAGGATGCACTCGTTAAGCATCCATATGTAAAAGAATGCGCAGTTGTCGCGTCACCTGACGAAATCCGCGGACATATCGTCAAGGCTTTTGTCGTCCTGCGTGACGGTGTCAGCCCCGAACTGGAAAATCTAGTTTCTGATTTGCAGCAGCACGTCAAGGATTTGACCGCTCCATATAAGTATCCGAGGAAAATAGAGTTCCTTGAAGAACTTCCAAAGACAACTTCAGGTAAAATCCGCCGCATTGAGCTGCGCAAGAAAGAATTAGAAGGCGCAAGATAA
- a CDS encoding alpha/beta-type small acid-soluble spore protein, which yields MANNNNSNQLLVPGVQQALDQMKYEIATEFGVQLGGETTSRANGSVGGEITKRLVQMAEQQLGGGFSR from the coding sequence ATGGCAAACAACAACAACTCAAACCAACTTCTAGTTCCTGGAGTACAACAAGCTCTTGACCAAATGAAGTACGAAATCGCTACTGAATTTGGAGTACAGCTTGGCGGAGAAACTACTTCTCGCGCTAACGGTTCTGTAGGAGGAGAGATCACTAAGCGTTTGGTTCAAATGGCTGAACAACAACTTGGTGGCGGATTCTCTCGCTAA
- the sppA gene encoding signal peptide peptidase SppA produces MNGKRWAALGIAAGLFIASIVINLLSTFAFSDAENAFEDMFAVSEEMFAEEVIEEGDMLSKIAVLTINGVIQDTGDAQSFFESPLYNHRVFMEQLDYVKESDDVKAIILQVNSPGGGVVESAEIHDKIKEIQKETKKPIYVSMGSMAASGGYYVSAPADKIFASPETLTGSLGVIMQGVNYAGLAEKYGVEFTTIKSGPYKDIMSPTRPMTDEEREILQSMINNSYEGFVKVISEGRGMSVEQVKKIADGRIYDGRQAKQLNLIDGFGYLEDVIDNVRKDEKLGDATVVKYTESMGFGSFFSMGAQKIMGKDAEMAGLMKLLSQPNSPRLMYLYAE; encoded by the coding sequence ATGAATGGTAAAAGGTGGGCGGCATTAGGAATAGCCGCTGGTTTATTTATTGCGTCAATTGTGATTAATCTACTATCAACATTCGCATTCAGCGACGCGGAAAATGCGTTTGAAGATATGTTCGCTGTCTCGGAAGAAATGTTTGCTGAAGAAGTCATCGAAGAGGGTGACATGCTGAGCAAAATTGCGGTATTGACCATTAACGGAGTCATCCAGGATACCGGGGATGCACAATCGTTCTTTGAAAGCCCACTCTATAATCATCGGGTATTCATGGAGCAGCTTGATTATGTAAAAGAATCGGATGATGTGAAAGCCATTATCCTCCAGGTGAACTCTCCAGGCGGGGGTGTTGTGGAAAGCGCAGAAATCCACGATAAGATCAAGGAAATCCAGAAAGAAACGAAAAAGCCGATTTATGTATCGATGGGTTCAATGGCAGCATCAGGAGGATATTATGTGTCTGCTCCTGCCGATAAAATCTTTGCAAGTCCCGAAACACTGACAGGCTCACTTGGCGTCATCATGCAAGGCGTGAATTATGCAGGGCTTGCAGAAAAATACGGTGTCGAATTCACGACAATTAAGAGTGGTCCATACAAGGATATCATGAGCCCAACAAGACCGATGACGGATGAAGAACGGGAAATCCTTCAGTCCATGATCAACAACTCTTATGAAGGATTCGTCAAAGTCATTTCTGAAGGACGCGGCATGTCTGTCGAGCAGGTCAAAAAAATTGCCGATGGCCGCATCTATGATGGACGCCAGGCCAAGCAGCTGAACTTGATCGATGGATTCGGCTATCTGGAAGATGTCATTGACAACGTCAGGAAAGATGAGAAGCTTGGGGATGCGACTGTAGTAAAGTATACGGAAAGCATGGGCTTTGGTTCGTTTTTCAGCATGGGGGCACAGAAAATCATGGGGAAAGACGCAGAAATGGCAGGCCTGATGAAACTATTATCCCAGCCTAATTCTCCACGTCTAATGTACTTATACGCTGAATAA